A window from Calliopsis andreniformis isolate RMS-2024a chromosome 5, iyCalAndr_principal, whole genome shotgun sequence encodes these proteins:
- the LOC143179186 gene encoding uncharacterized protein LOC143179186 isoform X4: protein MGNNGSSGRDQQQSPCMRSANGLPVSETNCGWSQSFPRELVRHRSQPAAARKVLPEPPNQRLRATDNGCIIQNGGTISGRRAATFQSSRDLSKQSDGPFRGRSVTMSNVAEARSRKAERYRCRYQTETPHSGLKRFGSEPDLRCSPDAVPSTKDRTSAASHGKTNGEDRERSPSYRRVDRETKDRIESRYKARKKYKAPAPPTALDLAATTAVESSTSLDPRCRLERELEPPPRRSRLFKTRAETKKAQVSWQLSGFNRGRESKREREREYEREHEREHEREHEREHEREHERQHGHEYEQEYECESNDRMDVVVQQEVERERETDRGRERISIRRGEAHDRSNNEISNVHEWRERDRIRRRNEHRQRSKLLDGKNTLQRSMSSPEFQAELIQAAKKVRDKLDCSKGRGFDESLIDFRSLDSDKLADEQPMVAASDRSERKPLIGNLPEERVSPRTRNQSENWQNGQTHSEAADGKIDIDDKFPPDREPAKRDSLRDSLRDSLRDSLREKLEDVENCTRIERKYVDRQRRVNETGKYGKHVIGMTSEEIGRSNTRSPNTRMARFIKNAAEMRDWQIGRLTSTAEKPEGQAREKENSNLSWWNDDSEGDTRRERLPVDLWPNTDVSRKLRGSSSGETMTWEEHRRENDQPFASTTQPLVPKTFYFGMNEIVTSAPRNGCNLDPREEKTRSKFRSKQDGRSSVDTIDDTDDNGRNVIEDISLKLRPTLPKKQLEIPRFSPSAAWRLLSALETPGPSMSTTSDEMPVMFEERIERLSRPPPPLLALGPRSLHDKSGDSGISGDAGAANEDSLDVSTINRMKTAASRPTWTPQQDLGEELSSDAGVDSPPPLPTTLKYPPRAHVFSLSLPRDDGKTCLYSPDAKLREGFAFNSLKKLKRSVSGAFGIGVHDVQRKRVHDILDDNWLLSTSAPTSLQHSQIIESSRISSCAWMSFVSREREREREREREHGNAPDGNSVDDSRKNDRNNRNDAGETGGGNDDEVNDDDDHEDVDVDDDDDDDEDVDDDNDGDDVAEDERIEAATDGDNGDKDDFPVIMKPPSFSYLAPGGHVMYLPGSNEAEYRVQSLNGRKLTKGGHEDATGYRNYGKETQNCSNGQSISSKRRFEDSKLYKDAKNSRGIDEFSSFRESYRVNCNDRSERNGSPARDRENLPGNKEASPDSKEAKLRGKSSSRSKRFTFQSTVRQIERRRLAEKLSREAEAKERQRRGEMEAMRKVEEEFQRKRAKEKANIRQQLRLFKEMEENFNRLPTVEWDGSQLSRADPDGAPSSTTSSPTSLPAGKLMTTFEKSPTCNEYRRKGDVNSSSVSTWAIGSKQRRDEQREYRPKYYDWPPETSSYLDYKQTTVHPKIICDIPKSSPVFVDVNAHSMKSPTSSSTPRSDNYRKDFAHGTVGELARSSFASSDSELSQPNTRPHSRQIEIKGKPHRSSKLRATNLTGIAYANGRKGHARTSASIRDRL from the exons ATGGGAAACAATGGTAGCAGTGGTCGAGATCAGCAACAGAGTCCTTGCATGCGATCGGCGAATGGGTTGCCGGTATCGGAAACGAACTGCGGTTGGTCGCAGTCGTTTCCTCGGGAACTCGTTAGACATCGGTCACAGCCTGCGGCGGCGCGAAAGGTTTTGCCTGAACCACCGAATCAGAGACTACGCGCCACCGACAACGGTTGCATCATTCAGAATGGTGGAACCATAAGCGGCCGCAGAGCGGCGACGTTTCAGTCGTCGCGAGATCTAAGCAAG CAGTCCGATGGCCCGTTCCGAGGCAGGAGCGTTACGATGTCGAACGTTGCCGAGGCCCGATCGAGAAAAGCCGAGCGTTACCGGTGCCGCTACCAAACCGAAACGCCGCACTCAGGCTTGAAAAGATTCGGCAGCGAACCCGATCTTCGATGTTCTCCCGATGCAGTTCCATCGACTAAAGACCGTACCAGCGCGGCCAGTCACGGGAAAACGAACGGCGAAGACAGGGAACGGTCGCCGAGCTACCGTCGCGTCGACAGGGAAACGAAAGATCGAATCGAGAGCCGATACAAGGCCAGGAAAAAGTACAAAGCTCCGGCTCCACCGACGGCACTCGATCTCGCAGCGACGACGGCAGTCGAATCCTCCACGTCTCTCGATCCTCGCTGTCGACTCGAACGAGAGCTCGAACCACCTCCGAGGAGGTCTCGCCTCTTCAAAACCCGAGCCGAGACAAAAAAGGCGCAGGTCAGCTGGCAACTCTCCGGATTTAATCGCGGACGGGAAAGCAAGCGTGAGCGCGAGCGCGAGTACGAGCGCGAGCACGAGCGCGAGCACGAGCGCGAGCACGAGCGCGAGCACGAGCGCGAGCACGAGCGCCAGCACGGGCACGAGTACGAGCAGGAATACGAATGCGAATCGAACGATCGAATGGACGTCGTCGTCCAACAGGAAGTTGAGCGCGAACGCGAGACCGATCGCGGTCGCGAAAGGATATCGATTCGTCGGGGTGAAGCTCATGATCGCTCCAACAACGAGATCTCGAATGTGCACGAGTGGCGGGAACGCGATCGAATTCGACGCCGGAACGAGCATCGACAACGTTCGAAGCTATTGGACGGGAAAAATACGCTGCAAAGGAGTATGAGCAGTCCTGAATTTCAGGCGGAACTTATCCAAGCGGCAAAAAAAGTTCGTGACAAACTAGATTGCAGCAAGGGGAGGGGGTTCGATGAATCGTTGATCGATTTCCGTTCATTAGATTCAGACAAACTTGCCGACGAACAACCGATGGTAGCAGCCAGTGACCGCTCGGAAAGGAAACCGCTGATCGGAAATCTCCCAGAGGAACGGGTCTCTCCGCGTACGCGGAATCAAAGTGAAAACTGGCAAAACGGACAGACGCACAGCGAAGCAGCTGACGGGAAGATCGATATCGATGACAAATTCCCTCCCGATCGTGAGCCAGCGAAGCGAGACTCGCTGCGAGACTCGCTGCGAGACTCGCTGCGAGACTCGCTGCGAGAGAAGCTCGAGGACGTTGAAAACTGTACGAGGATCGAGCGCAAATACGTGGACAGGCAGCGACGAGTAAACGAAACCGGGAAATACGGAAAACATGTCATTGGGATGACGAGCGAAGAGATCGGTCGTAGTAACACTCGGTCGCCGAACACTCGAATGGCGCGTTTCATAAAGAACGCGGCTGAGATGCGCGATTGGCAAATCGGAAGATTAACAAGTACAGCTGAAAAGCCCGAAGGGCAGGCACGAGAGAAAGAAAATTCTAATCTcagctggtggaacgacgattcTGAAGGTGATACTCGTCGAGAACGGCTGCCCGTCGATCTATGGCCAAACACAGACGTATCGCGGAAACTCAGAGGCTCTTCCTCCGGAGAGACGATGACTTGGGAGGAACATCGCAGAGAGAATGACCAACC ATTCGCCTCTACCACTCAACCACTCGTTCCGAAGACATTTTACTTCGGTATGAACGAGATCGTGACGAGTGCACCTCGCAACGGCTGCAACTTAGATCCTCGGGAAGAGAAAACGCGGTCGAAATTTCGAAGCAAACAGGACGGTAGATCATCCGTGGACACGATCGACGATACGGACGATAAT GGACGAAACGTAATAGAAGACATATCGTTGAAATTACGTCCAACTTTACCTAAGAAACAATTGGAGATTCCACGATTTTCTCCATCGGCAGCTTGGAGATTACTCTCGGCTTTGGAAACGCCAGGACCGAGCATGAGTACTACCAGCGACGAAATGCCG GTGATGTTCGAGGAGCGAATAGAGCGCCTCTCCAGGCCACCGCCACCTCTGCTCGCCTTAGGACCTCGCAGTTTACACGACAAGTCTGGTGATTCTGGAATATCCGGTGACGCGGGAGCAGCAAACGAGGACTCGTTGGATGTAAGTACGATCAACAGAATGAAAACAGCTGCATCGAGGCCAACTTGGACGCCGCAACAGGACCTGGGAGAGGAGCTGAGTAGCGATGCAGGAGTGGACTCGCCGCCTCCTTTGCCCACTACCCTAAAATATCCTCCTCGAGCGCATGTCTTCTCTCTGTCGTTGCCCAGGGACGATGGCAAAACGTGCCTCTATAGTCCCGACGCGAAGCTTCGGGAAGGATTCGCGTTCAATTCGCTGAAGAAGCTCAAGAGATCGGTATCGGGAGCTTTTGGCATCGGCGTGCACGACGTTCAAAGAAAGCGCGTTCACGATATTCTCGACGATAATTGGCTATTGTCCACGAGCGCGCCAACTTCGTTGCAGCACAGTCAAATTATCGAATCATCGCGAATCTCGTCGTGCGCCTGGATGTCGTTCGTGAGTCGCGAACGTGAACGCGAACGCGAACGCGAACGCGAACACGGTAACGCCCCCGATGGTAACAGCGTCGACGATAGCCGAAAGAACGATCGCAACAATCGCAATGACGCTGGCGAAACTGGCGGCGGTAACGACGACGAGGTgaacgacgacgacgaccaCGAGGATGTGGACgtcgacgatgacgacgacgacgacgaggacGTGGACGACGATAATGACGGAGACGACGTAGCGGAGGATGAACGCATAGAAGCAGCCACAGATGGCGACAATGGAGATAAGGATGATTTTCCAGTAATCATGAAACCTCCATCCTTCTCGTACCTGGCGCCAGGTGGACACGTCATGTATTTACCAGGATCTAACGAAGCGGAATATCGGGTGCAAAGCTTAAATGGAAGGAAACTGACGAAGGGGGGTCACGAAGACGCGACAGGTTATAGAAATTACGGAAAAGAAACGCAAAATTGCTCAAATGGTCAGTCGATCTCGTCGAAACGGCGATTCGAGGATTCGAAACTGTACAAGGATGCGAAGAATTCGAGAGGAATCGATGAGTTTTCGAGCTTTCGTGAATCGTATAGGGTGAACTGTAACGACAGAAGCGAAAGAAACGGTTCGCCTGCTCGCGATCGAGAAAATCTACCGGGCAACAAAGAAGCATCCCCAGACTCGAAAGAGGCGAAACTACGAGGAAAGAGCAGCTCGAGGAGCAAACGATTTACTTTTCAATCTACTGTTAGACAAATCGAGAGACGCAGATTGGCTGAAAAGCTATCCAGGGAAGCAGAGGCAAAAGAACGTCAGAGGAGAGGTGAAATGGAAGCGATGCGGAAAGTCGAGGAGGAGTTTCAGAGAAAACGTGCAAAAGAAAAGGCGAACATCAGGCAACAATTGCGTTTGTTTAAAGAAATGGAAGAAAATTTCAA TCGTCTGCCGACCGTCGAATGGGATGGTTCGCAATTGTCTCGTGCCGATCCTGACGGCGCGCCATCTTCCACAACTTCCTCGCCAACTTCGCTGCCAGCTGGAAAACTAATGACCACCTTCGAAAAAAGTCCAACGTGCAACGAGTATCGTCGAAAAGGAGACGTTAATTCGAGCTCGGTTTCTACATGGGCGATAGGCTCGAAGCAACGTCGCGACGAGCAAAGGGAATACAGGCCGAAATACTACGATTGGCCACCGGAAACCTCGTCATATCTCGATTACAAACAAACCACTGTTCATCCAAAGATCATTTGCGATATACCCAAGAGTTCTCCCGTTTTTGTGGACGTTAATGCTCATTCGATGAAATCGCCGACTTCTAGTTCAACTCCTAGATCCGACAACTATAG AAAAGATTTCGCGCACGGTACAGTGGGCGAGTTAGCTAGGTCTTCTTTTGCGAGTAGCGACAGCGAACTTTCGCAACCAAACACGAGACCGCACTCCAGACAAATTGAAATCAAAGGCAAACCGCATCGATCTAG TAAATTACGTGCGACGAACCTTACCGGAATTGCTTACGCGAATGGGAGAAAAGGACATGCGAGAACATCTGCCAGCATCCGTGACAGGCTGTAA
- the LOC143179186 gene encoding uncharacterized protein LOC143179186 isoform X5 encodes MGNNGSSGRDQQQSPCMRSANGLPVSETNCGWSQSFPRELVRHRSQPAAARKVLPEPPNQRLRATDNGCIIQNGGTISGRRAATFQSSRDLSKQSDGPFRGRSVTMSNVAEARSRKAERYRCRYQTETPHSGLKRFGSEPDLRCSPDAVPSTKDRTSAASHGKTNGEDRERSPSYRRVDRETKDRIESRYKARKKYKAPAPPTALDLAATTAVESSTSLDPRCRLERELEPPPRRSRLFKTRAETKKAQVSWQLSGFNRGRESKREREREYEREHEREHEREHEREHEREHERQHGHEYEQEYECESNDRMDVVVQQEVERERETDRGRERISIRRGEAHDRSNNEISNVHEWRERDRIRRRNEHRQRSKLLDGKNTLQRSMSSPEFQAELIQAAKKVRDKLDCSKGRGFDESLIDFRSLDSDKLADEQPMVAASDRSERKPLIGNLPEERVSPRTRNQSENWQNGQTHSEAADGKIDIDDKFPPDREPAKRDSLRDSLRDSLRDSLREKLEDVENCTRIERKYVDRQRRVNETGKYGKHVIGMTSEEIGRSNTRSPNTRMARFIKNAAEMRDWQIGRLTSTAEKPEGQAREKENSNLSWWNDDSEGDTRRERLPVDLWPNTDVSRKLRGSSSGETMTWEEHRRENDQPFASTTQPLVPKTFYFGMNEIVTSAPRNGCNLDPREEKTRSKFRSKQDGRSSVDTIDDTDDNGRNVIEDISLKLRPTLPKKQLEIPRFSPSAAWRLLSALETPGPSMSTTSDEMPVMFEERIERLSRPPPPLLALGPRSLHDKSGDSGISGDAGAANEDSLDVSTINRMKTAASRPTWTPQQDLGEELSSDAGVDSPPPLPTTLKYPPRAHVFSLSLPRDDGKTCLYSPDAKLREGFAFNSLKKLKRSVSGAFGIGVHDVQRKRVHDILDDNWLLSTSAPTSLQHSQIIESSRISSCAWMSFVSREREREREREREHGNAPDGNSVDDSRKNDRNNRNDAGETGGGNDDEVNDDDDHEDVDVDDDDDDDEDVDDDNDGDDVAEDERIEAATDGDNGDKDDFPVIMKPPSFSYLAPGGHVMYLPGSNEAEYRVQSLNGRKLTKGGHEDATGYRNYGKETQNCSNGQSISSKRRFEDSKLYKDAKNSRGIDEFSSFRESYRVNCNDRSERNGSPARDRENLPGNKEASPDSKEAKLRGKSSSRSKRFTFQSTVRQIERRRLAEKLSREAEAKERQRRGEMEAMRKVEEEFQRKRAKEKANIRQQLRLFKEMEENFNRLPTVEWDGSQLSRADPDGAPSSTTSSPTSLPAGKLMTTFEKSPTCNEYRRKGDVNSSSVSTWAIGSKQRRDEQREYRPKYYDWPPETSSYLDYKQTTVHPKIICDIPKSSPVFVDVNAHSMKSPTSSSTPRSDNYRKDFAHGTVGELARSSFASSDSELSQPNTRPHSRQIEIKGKPHRSSRYHT; translated from the exons ATGGGAAACAATGGTAGCAGTGGTCGAGATCAGCAACAGAGTCCTTGCATGCGATCGGCGAATGGGTTGCCGGTATCGGAAACGAACTGCGGTTGGTCGCAGTCGTTTCCTCGGGAACTCGTTAGACATCGGTCACAGCCTGCGGCGGCGCGAAAGGTTTTGCCTGAACCACCGAATCAGAGACTACGCGCCACCGACAACGGTTGCATCATTCAGAATGGTGGAACCATAAGCGGCCGCAGAGCGGCGACGTTTCAGTCGTCGCGAGATCTAAGCAAG CAGTCCGATGGCCCGTTCCGAGGCAGGAGCGTTACGATGTCGAACGTTGCCGAGGCCCGATCGAGAAAAGCCGAGCGTTACCGGTGCCGCTACCAAACCGAAACGCCGCACTCAGGCTTGAAAAGATTCGGCAGCGAACCCGATCTTCGATGTTCTCCCGATGCAGTTCCATCGACTAAAGACCGTACCAGCGCGGCCAGTCACGGGAAAACGAACGGCGAAGACAGGGAACGGTCGCCGAGCTACCGTCGCGTCGACAGGGAAACGAAAGATCGAATCGAGAGCCGATACAAGGCCAGGAAAAAGTACAAAGCTCCGGCTCCACCGACGGCACTCGATCTCGCAGCGACGACGGCAGTCGAATCCTCCACGTCTCTCGATCCTCGCTGTCGACTCGAACGAGAGCTCGAACCACCTCCGAGGAGGTCTCGCCTCTTCAAAACCCGAGCCGAGACAAAAAAGGCGCAGGTCAGCTGGCAACTCTCCGGATTTAATCGCGGACGGGAAAGCAAGCGTGAGCGCGAGCGCGAGTACGAGCGCGAGCACGAGCGCGAGCACGAGCGCGAGCACGAGCGCGAGCACGAGCGCGAGCACGAGCGCCAGCACGGGCACGAGTACGAGCAGGAATACGAATGCGAATCGAACGATCGAATGGACGTCGTCGTCCAACAGGAAGTTGAGCGCGAACGCGAGACCGATCGCGGTCGCGAAAGGATATCGATTCGTCGGGGTGAAGCTCATGATCGCTCCAACAACGAGATCTCGAATGTGCACGAGTGGCGGGAACGCGATCGAATTCGACGCCGGAACGAGCATCGACAACGTTCGAAGCTATTGGACGGGAAAAATACGCTGCAAAGGAGTATGAGCAGTCCTGAATTTCAGGCGGAACTTATCCAAGCGGCAAAAAAAGTTCGTGACAAACTAGATTGCAGCAAGGGGAGGGGGTTCGATGAATCGTTGATCGATTTCCGTTCATTAGATTCAGACAAACTTGCCGACGAACAACCGATGGTAGCAGCCAGTGACCGCTCGGAAAGGAAACCGCTGATCGGAAATCTCCCAGAGGAACGGGTCTCTCCGCGTACGCGGAATCAAAGTGAAAACTGGCAAAACGGACAGACGCACAGCGAAGCAGCTGACGGGAAGATCGATATCGATGACAAATTCCCTCCCGATCGTGAGCCAGCGAAGCGAGACTCGCTGCGAGACTCGCTGCGAGACTCGCTGCGAGACTCGCTGCGAGAGAAGCTCGAGGACGTTGAAAACTGTACGAGGATCGAGCGCAAATACGTGGACAGGCAGCGACGAGTAAACGAAACCGGGAAATACGGAAAACATGTCATTGGGATGACGAGCGAAGAGATCGGTCGTAGTAACACTCGGTCGCCGAACACTCGAATGGCGCGTTTCATAAAGAACGCGGCTGAGATGCGCGATTGGCAAATCGGAAGATTAACAAGTACAGCTGAAAAGCCCGAAGGGCAGGCACGAGAGAAAGAAAATTCTAATCTcagctggtggaacgacgattcTGAAGGTGATACTCGTCGAGAACGGCTGCCCGTCGATCTATGGCCAAACACAGACGTATCGCGGAAACTCAGAGGCTCTTCCTCCGGAGAGACGATGACTTGGGAGGAACATCGCAGAGAGAATGACCAACC ATTCGCCTCTACCACTCAACCACTCGTTCCGAAGACATTTTACTTCGGTATGAACGAGATCGTGACGAGTGCACCTCGCAACGGCTGCAACTTAGATCCTCGGGAAGAGAAAACGCGGTCGAAATTTCGAAGCAAACAGGACGGTAGATCATCCGTGGACACGATCGACGATACGGACGATAAT GGACGAAACGTAATAGAAGACATATCGTTGAAATTACGTCCAACTTTACCTAAGAAACAATTGGAGATTCCACGATTTTCTCCATCGGCAGCTTGGAGATTACTCTCGGCTTTGGAAACGCCAGGACCGAGCATGAGTACTACCAGCGACGAAATGCCG GTGATGTTCGAGGAGCGAATAGAGCGCCTCTCCAGGCCACCGCCACCTCTGCTCGCCTTAGGACCTCGCAGTTTACACGACAAGTCTGGTGATTCTGGAATATCCGGTGACGCGGGAGCAGCAAACGAGGACTCGTTGGATGTAAGTACGATCAACAGAATGAAAACAGCTGCATCGAGGCCAACTTGGACGCCGCAACAGGACCTGGGAGAGGAGCTGAGTAGCGATGCAGGAGTGGACTCGCCGCCTCCTTTGCCCACTACCCTAAAATATCCTCCTCGAGCGCATGTCTTCTCTCTGTCGTTGCCCAGGGACGATGGCAAAACGTGCCTCTATAGTCCCGACGCGAAGCTTCGGGAAGGATTCGCGTTCAATTCGCTGAAGAAGCTCAAGAGATCGGTATCGGGAGCTTTTGGCATCGGCGTGCACGACGTTCAAAGAAAGCGCGTTCACGATATTCTCGACGATAATTGGCTATTGTCCACGAGCGCGCCAACTTCGTTGCAGCACAGTCAAATTATCGAATCATCGCGAATCTCGTCGTGCGCCTGGATGTCGTTCGTGAGTCGCGAACGTGAACGCGAACGCGAACGCGAACGCGAACACGGTAACGCCCCCGATGGTAACAGCGTCGACGATAGCCGAAAGAACGATCGCAACAATCGCAATGACGCTGGCGAAACTGGCGGCGGTAACGACGACGAGGTgaacgacgacgacgaccaCGAGGATGTGGACgtcgacgatgacgacgacgacgacgaggacGTGGACGACGATAATGACGGAGACGACGTAGCGGAGGATGAACGCATAGAAGCAGCCACAGATGGCGACAATGGAGATAAGGATGATTTTCCAGTAATCATGAAACCTCCATCCTTCTCGTACCTGGCGCCAGGTGGACACGTCATGTATTTACCAGGATCTAACGAAGCGGAATATCGGGTGCAAAGCTTAAATGGAAGGAAACTGACGAAGGGGGGTCACGAAGACGCGACAGGTTATAGAAATTACGGAAAAGAAACGCAAAATTGCTCAAATGGTCAGTCGATCTCGTCGAAACGGCGATTCGAGGATTCGAAACTGTACAAGGATGCGAAGAATTCGAGAGGAATCGATGAGTTTTCGAGCTTTCGTGAATCGTATAGGGTGAACTGTAACGACAGAAGCGAAAGAAACGGTTCGCCTGCTCGCGATCGAGAAAATCTACCGGGCAACAAAGAAGCATCCCCAGACTCGAAAGAGGCGAAACTACGAGGAAAGAGCAGCTCGAGGAGCAAACGATTTACTTTTCAATCTACTGTTAGACAAATCGAGAGACGCAGATTGGCTGAAAAGCTATCCAGGGAAGCAGAGGCAAAAGAACGTCAGAGGAGAGGTGAAATGGAAGCGATGCGGAAAGTCGAGGAGGAGTTTCAGAGAAAACGTGCAAAAGAAAAGGCGAACATCAGGCAACAATTGCGTTTGTTTAAAGAAATGGAAGAAAATTTCAA TCGTCTGCCGACCGTCGAATGGGATGGTTCGCAATTGTCTCGTGCCGATCCTGACGGCGCGCCATCTTCCACAACTTCCTCGCCAACTTCGCTGCCAGCTGGAAAACTAATGACCACCTTCGAAAAAAGTCCAACGTGCAACGAGTATCGTCGAAAAGGAGACGTTAATTCGAGCTCGGTTTCTACATGGGCGATAGGCTCGAAGCAACGTCGCGACGAGCAAAGGGAATACAGGCCGAAATACTACGATTGGCCACCGGAAACCTCGTCATATCTCGATTACAAACAAACCACTGTTCATCCAAAGATCATTTGCGATATACCCAAGAGTTCTCCCGTTTTTGTGGACGTTAATGCTCATTCGATGAAATCGCCGACTTCTAGTTCAACTCCTAGATCCGACAACTATAG AAAAGATTTCGCGCACGGTACAGTGGGCGAGTTAGCTAGGTCTTCTTTTGCGAGTAGCGACAGCGAACTTTCGCAACCAAACACGAGACCGCACTCCAGACAAATTGAAATCAAAGGCAAACCGCATCGATCTAG TCGGTATCACACGTAA